The Clostridiales bacterium genome includes a window with the following:
- the mtrB gene encoding trp RNA-binding attenuation protein MtrB codes for MFKEDLQQYVVIKALSDDVSIIGLTRGEETRTQHTEKLGAGEVMIAQFTEKVSAIKVKGNAEVYTAYGVIKTEKN; via the coding sequence ATGTTCAAAGAAGATTTGCAACAGTATGTGGTCATAAAAGCCTTGAGCGACGATGTAAGCATTATTGGGTTGACGCGCGGAGAGGAAACGCGCACGCAACACACCGAGAAATTGGGCGCGGGCGAAGTAATGATAGCCCAATTTACCGAAAAGGTCTCGGCCATAAAAGTCAAAGGCAACGCCGAGGTTTATACGGCATACGGGGTGATAAAAACCGAAAAAAATTAA